The Miscanthus floridulus cultivar M001 chromosome 7, ASM1932011v1, whole genome shotgun sequence genome includes a region encoding these proteins:
- the LOC136464931 gene encoding protein FAR1-RELATED SEQUENCE 9-like: MTLWAMEKQCSVIYTHEVFRKFQEQIIAARDHCIIQGITECEDIKIVTISSPSGKERVVQLNKSEMFGRCSCKLYESYGIPCHHIIHMLRAEKQNEVPSIYIMKRWEKRCKRELFFDEEGNLLDEKPEDPMEVAMRKKILDSRNQFEDLIQMAKNSEQGMDFLFSSLSNLVEPLQKITPATRVNKQDEYESFLGSKIPNQVDIHPPNDIKSKGRCKRIKKSKEMN, from the exons ATGACACTATGGGCCATGGAGAAGCAATGTAGTGTGATCTATACACATGAAGTTTTTAGAAAATTTCAGGAACAAATCATAGCTGCAAGAGATCATTGCATTATTCAAGGCATTACAGAGTGTGAAGATATAAAAATTGTCACCATCAGCAGTCCATCTGGAAAAGAGCGAGTGGTTCAGTTGAACAAGTCAGAAATGTTTGGTAGGTGCTCCTGTAAATTATATGAGTCCTATGGCATCCCGTGCCATCATATCATACACATGCTTAGAGCCGAGAAGCAAAATGAGGTACCATCGATTTATATTATGAAGAGATGGGAGAAAAGATGTAAAAG GGAACTATTCTTTGATGAAGAAGGTAACCTGCTAGATGAAAAGCCTGAAGATCCTATGGAGGTGGCAATGCGGAAAAAGATTTTAGATTCACGGAACCAGTTTGAAGATCTTATCCAGATGGCCAAGAACTCTGAACAAGGGATGGACTTTTTATTTTctagtttatccaacctagtagaACCTCTCCAAAAGATCACGCCTGCTACGAGAGTTAATAAACAGGATGAGTATGAATCTTTCCTTGGTAGTAAAATTCCAAATCAAGTCGATATACATCCACCAAATGATATCAAGTCGAAAGGGAGATGCAAAAGAATTAAGAAGAGCAAGGAGATGAATTGA